A single Desulfovibrio piger DNA region contains:
- a CDS encoding DUF362 domain-containing protein, protein MSVNRRQFIKAGGLALGSLAVHSLPLQARPSETKATVYFTSEITTESLLRIYEKVCAPLQGRIAIKLHTGEPHGPNILPRDMVRALQARIPDSTIVECNVLYPSPRQTTEGHRETLRTNGWTFCPVDIMDADGDVSLPIPGGRHLKEVAVGKNLLNYDSMLVLTHFKGHTMGGFGGSLKNIAIGCASGKTGKAQLHSDGTNLWAGGPLFMERMVEGGKAITTHFKGHMAYINVLRRMSVDCDCAGTGAAEPTAPDIGILASTDLLAVDQASVDMVYALPERQRHDLVERIESRSGLRQLEYMEALGMGHARYDLVSLS, encoded by the coding sequence ATGTCCGTGAACAGACGACAGTTCATCAAGGCGGGCGGCCTTGCCCTGGGTTCCCTGGCTGTCCACAGTCTGCCGCTGCAGGCCCGACCCTCGGAAACGAAGGCCACCGTGTACTTCACGTCCGAGATCACGACGGAGAGCCTGCTGCGCATCTATGAAAAGGTCTGTGCCCCGTTGCAGGGGCGCATAGCCATCAAGCTCCACACCGGTGAGCCCCACGGCCCCAACATCCTGCCGCGCGACATGGTGCGGGCCCTGCAGGCCCGCATCCCGGACAGCACCATCGTGGAGTGCAACGTCCTCTACCCCAGTCCCCGCCAGACCACGGAAGGCCATCGCGAGACCCTGCGGACCAACGGCTGGACCTTCTGCCCGGTGGACATCATGGATGCCGACGGCGACGTCTCCCTGCCCATCCCCGGCGGACGGCACCTCAAGGAAGTGGCCGTGGGCAAGAACCTGCTCAACTATGATTCCATGCTGGTGCTGACCCACTTCAAGGGCCATACGATGGGCGGTTTTGGCGGTTCGCTCAAGAATATCGCCATCGGCTGCGCTTCCGGCAAGACCGGCAAGGCGCAGCTGCACAGCGACGGCACCAATCTGTGGGCGGGCGGCCCGCTGTTCATGGAGCGCATGGTGGAAGGCGGCAAGGCCATTACCACCCACTTCAAAGGACATATGGCGTACATCAATGTCCTGCGCCGCATGTCCGTGGACTGCGACTGCGCGGGGACCGGCGCCGCCGAACCCACCGCCCCGGATATCGGCATCCTGGCCTCCACCGATCTGCTGGCCGTGGACCAGGCGTCCGTGGACATGGTCTATGCCCTGCCCGAAAGGCAGCGCCATGATCTCGTGGAACGCATCGAAAGCCGCAGCGGTCTGCGCCAGCTGGAATACATGGAGGCCCTGGGCATGGGCCATGCCCGCTACGATCTTGTTTCCCTGTCCTGA
- a CDS encoding carboxymuconolactone decarboxylase family protein has translation MRRRYLLPLLVILMFLFPLLQAENSPAKGLDGRQQSMVLVSAYTARGDLDRLRPALDQALDAGLSINEIKEVLTHLYAYIGFPRSLNGLQVFMEVLEQRRARGITDTEGKAASPLPPDLDREAYGARVRADLGGQKEIQPPSGVLAFAPVIDTFLKEHLFADIFARDVLDRKERELCTIAALASLPGLGGQLQFHMGAAMNCGLDQQELEGFLDLLAARVGRQEADAARVVARRVLALR, from the coding sequence ATGCGACGCAGATACCTTCTTCCCCTCCTGGTCATCCTCATGTTCCTGTTCCCGCTGCTGCAGGCGGAGAACAGCCCGGCCAAAGGCCTTGACGGGCGGCAGCAGAGCATGGTGCTCGTGTCCGCCTACACCGCCCGCGGCGATCTGGACCGCCTGCGCCCTGCCCTGGACCAGGCGCTGGATGCCGGGTTGAGCATCAATGAGATCAAGGAAGTCCTGACCCATCTGTATGCCTACATCGGCTTTCCCCGCAGCCTGAACGGGCTGCAGGTCTTCATGGAAGTCCTGGAGCAGCGCCGTGCCCGGGGCATCACGGACACCGAAGGAAAGGCCGCCTCTCCCCTGCCGCCTGACCTGGACCGGGAGGCGTACGGCGCCCGTGTCCGGGCCGACCTTGGCGGACAAAAGGAGATCCAGCCCCCGTCCGGCGTCCTGGCCTTTGCCCCGGTCATCGATACCTTTCTGAAGGAACATCTTTTTGCGGACATCTTCGCCCGTGACGTGCTCGACCGCAAAGAACGCGAACTGTGCACCATCGCCGCCCTGGCCAGCCTGCCCGGGCTGGGAGGCCAGCTGCAATTCCATATGGGGGCAGCCATGAACTGCGGGCTGGACCAGCAGGAGCTGGAGGGCTTCCTTGACCTGCTGGCGGCCCGTGTCGGCAGGCAGGAGGCGGATGCGGCCCGCGTTGTGGCCCGCAGGGTGCTCGCCTTACGCTGA